TCTCCTCGCCCAAGGATCGAAAGCCGGGTCCAGATCACCCTTGGAGATCGAGACTGATTCAACCAAAACCAGTCGTACTGACAAAATCACTGAGCAGTAAGACTGACAAAGTCATTGAGCATTGACAGTCGAATGACTTCACTCTAGGTTTTTTACCTCTGACAAGTTAGGCTAAGTCGTATGGCTTCACGCTCAGAGGCAACTCGCCAGCTTCGGGTCTTCGTCCAGCGGCAGGAAGCCGTGGCGGTTGAAGGCGCGGCCGATCTCGTCGTTCGTGAAGCGGTAGACGCGCTTGAGCCAGTCCACCTGGTAGAGGCGGTTGGTGCGGTCCATGGGAGTCCACGGGTGCTCCTCCAGCGGAGTGTGCTTCACAGGGAAGAAGGGCGAGTAGTAGACGCGCTTCAGATTCCAGTCGCCGTAGAGCTGGTCGATGCGCGTGAAGATATCGCGGTCCGTCTCGTTGGCAGCGCCGACGACGAGCTGCGTCGCCTGGCCGACCGCGCCGTTGCCGTGCTTGCGGGTCAGGGTGTCCACCCACTCCATCGGGGCGAGTATGTCCTTTTGAAGGTCCTTCATCGTGCTGATCTTCCGCATGTGCTCCGCAGTGGGCGTTTCCATGTTCACGGACAGGCGGGTGCCCAGGCGGTAGGCCTCCTCGACGAGGGGGTAGCTTGCGCCGGGCATGATTTTCATGTGGATGTAGCCCTTGAAGCCGTGCTTGTTGCGGATGGAGTCCACCACCTTGAGGAGCTTCTCGGTGGTCTTTGAGCCGTCGCCGGCGATGCCGGAGCTGAGGAAAAGGCCGGCGACGGTCTCCCGGCGCTGGAGGTCCATGAAAAGGTTGGCGAGCTCGTCCACTTTGAAGGCGTAGCGCTTGCGCGGCACCCAGTGGCTGTTGGGGCAGTAGAAGCAGTCCATCTTGCACACGTCGGTGAACATGACGCGCAGGAGGCTGATCGTCTTGCCGTTGGGCATCTGCGCCCTGTACACGCCGGGGACGGGGCTGCGGTCGGACGCGGAGTACGGGAGGCGCGACTCCCTGGGGCCGCCGTCGCGCGATGCGGTGTTGCCGCGCCTGGCAAGGAACGCGGCGGAGTTGGCCGGCACGGGGCTTGACGGCTTGGAGAGGATGTCGTCGGAGGCCATGCCGCCGAGGTAAATGAGCTTCTCGTAGACATCGGGCGAGTGGGTGATGAGCAATGGGGGTCCCTCCCTGGCGGGCTGGCTGGACGAGTTGGACTAGTTGGACTTTGTGGACGATTAGAGCGTATAGTACGCATGTTCTGTCAGAGGAGGAGTTTTGGCAACGGGGATTGACAGAGCTATCGGACTGCTGCGCCGCGCGATTCGATGAACTTTGGGAGGGGAGACCTGGCCGCGAAGTAGGCGTATAATCATAGCTATGAACAGTGAGGCAGAGGAAAAGGCCAGACTAAGATGCATCAGGTGTGGACATAGCTGGATCCCGCGCAAAAGCAATCCGGTGCAGTGCCCAGCATGCCATTCCGCCTATTGGTCGCGACCGAAGTCGCAAAGCCCCAAAGCCGCGATCGAGCTTTTTGTGCCTCTTTTTCGACTTATGAACAGGCTTCGCGACGACGGCATAATCAAGGATTGGGCAATATTTGGGTCGGTAGCCTTTCTCTACCACGGCGAACTCGTTATCACCAGAGACGTTGACGTTGTGGTGGAGTGCTCCGTTTCAGAATACGAGGGCACATTGCTTCCGATTCTGCGCCAGTACGGCCGTGAGGACCCGCCAGGCGTGTTCGATTTGAGGACAAAGAAGCTCCAGGTGATTCCAACTGCAGATAAGAAGCTTTACCCCGAACTCGTGGAGAGGGCGGTGACGGCGACCGTGGACGACGTGCCCGTCCGGGTGGCAGTCCCGGAGCATCTGATCATAGAGGCGCTGGACCGGTGGGATTCCAGAAAGCTTGATCCGATGCGAGTCGTATCGCTGTACCCCAAGGCCAACCGGAAATACCTCTATCAATTGATAAAGAAGTATGAAAAAGAAGACCGCAGACTCATCAAGAACATCAAGAGCCTCGGACCGTTCATCAACGGCCCGCTCTTCGGATAGAAGGCCGGAGGAGGTCTGGAAGGCTCGCGCTGCCGCGCGGGAGGCGGAGCGAAACATGTCTTTCGAGGATAAGCTGCGCATTCTGGACGAGCTGTTGATAGAGCTGGCGACCCCTGGCCCTCTCCCCGACTTGCACCCTACAAACCCCATTCAAACCACATCCCGTACACCCGCTTCGAAGGGTCGACGCTAGCGGACCGAAGCGCCGCGCGATTCGATGATCTTTGGGAGGGCGGTGGAGAACTGGCCTTTCGCGAGGACGTGGTCCGCGCCGAGCTTGCGGGCGGCGTCCATGCCGGCGATGTCCGCGTGGGGGCCGAATGCGACGACCTTCACGGCGTCCTTGCGGGCATCGCGCAGGTCCATCAGGATGGCGGCCCAGGCGGAGCTATCCGCCTCGAAGTCGATGAGGACCAGGACGGGCCGTGCCGCCTCATACTCCTTGCTGAACTGGTCGAGCGTGGTTACGAATTTGCAGTCGACGCCGAGGGCGTCGGTGACGTTCTGGATGCGCGGCAGCAGGAACAGGTTACTGCCTACTACGATGACCTTCTCTTTGCCCGCCATTGTGAGCCTCCGACTGGTGCTGCAACGATGGTATCATGGTGGGCGCAGAGACAATTATGAAGTATGAATTGAAGGCGGTGTGTGATGTCCCGTGAGCGGTCGAAGGAAATGTATGCCGCCGCCAGGCAGGTCATCCCCGGCGGCGTGAATAGCCCGGCGAGGTCCTGGCGGTCTGTCGGCGGCGAGCCGCTGTTTATTGCGAAGGCGAAGGGGCCGCGCATCTGGGACGTGGACGGCAACAGCTACATCGACTACGTTGCGAGCTGGGGGCCGATGATTCTGGGGCACGCGCCGGACGCGGTGATAGCGGCGATCAAGCAGACGGCGGAGCGCGGCACCAGCTACGGCGCGCCGACAGAGATGGAGACGACGCTGGCGCAGCTCGTCGTCAAGGCGATGCCGTCCATCGAGATGGTGCGCTTCGTCAGCTCCGGCACCGAGGCGGGGATGAGCGCGCTGAGGCTCGCGCGGGCGTTCACGAAGCGCGACAAGATCATCAAGTTCGACGGCGGCTACCACGGCCACGCGGACGCGCTGCTGGTGAGCGCGGGCTCCGGCGCGGCGGCGCACGGCATCCCGGACAGCGCGGGCGTGACGGCCTCGTTCGCGAAGGACACGCTCGTTTCGGAGTTCAACGACATCGAGTCAGTGGAGAAGCACTTCAAGGCGTTCCCGGACCAGATCGCGGCCATCATCGTCGAGCCCATCCCGGCGAACATGGGCGTCGTCATTCCGAAGTCCGGATTCCTGGAGGGGCTGCGCAAGACGGCGGACAGGTACGGCGCGCTGCTGATCTTCGACGAGGTCATCACCGGCTTCCGCGTGGGGTACGGCGGCGCGCAGGCGCTTTACGGAGTGAAGCCGGACATCACGTGCCTGGGCAAGATCATCGGCGGCGGTATGCCGGTGGGCGCGTACGGCGGCCGCCGCGACGTCATGCAGACCGTCTCGCCCCTAGGGCCGATGTACCAGGCGGGCACCCTCTCCGGCAACCCCGTCGCGATGGCGGCGGGCATTGCGACGCTGGAGGCGCTGGCGAAGCCGGGCGTGTACGAGGCGCTGGAGGCGAAGGGCTTCCGGCTGGCGTGGGGCCTTCAGAAGGCGTTCAAGAAGTCGGTCACGATCAACCGCGTGGGCTCGATGATGACCGTATTCTTCACGACGAGCCCCGTGACGGCGTGGCAGTCCGTTGCGACGACTGACAAGGCGGCGTACGGGCGCTTCTTCCACAAGATGCTGGAAGAGGGCGTCTACCTGGCGCCGGCCAACTTCGAGGCGTTCTTCGTCTCCACCGCGCACACGGACGCGGACATAGACGCGACGGTGGCCGCGGCGGGGAGAGTGGTGGGGAAGGGGATTTAGGGGTGTTCCTCCTCTCCCCGAGGGAGAGGCCTTTGCGGCTCTGCGCAAAGGGTGAGGGCTACGGCTGTTGGATCGATGGCGATGGCTGTAGGGCCGGCACCCCGCCAACTTCTCTCTCCCCAGCCCTCTCTCTCCGATCCATTCGCAGAGCCTCAGGACTAGCTTCAGAGAGAGGGGGTAAGGCAGGCAGCCAACAGCCAAACAGCCTTAGCCCTCACCCTACGGATAAGGCCCCGTAGGCCTCTCCCTCGGGGAGAGGAGGAACAGCCGCCCTCACCGGTCCGTCCGCCGCGGCGGACCGGACCACCTCTCCCGCGGACCCGGGAGAGGAACAAAGCGAACAGCCGACACCCTCTCTGTCCCGCAAAGCCGGGACATCTCACCCATCAAGGGGGAGAAACGATGACCTCCCCGGCCGTTCCCAGCACCCAGCACCTAGCACCCAGAACCCCTCTCTCTACGTCCTCTGCGCTCTCTGCGGTTAAACCGTCTTCGCCCCCGCCGTCGTCGCTGCCTTCCTCAATCGCGTGATGGACTCCGCTACGCCGCCTTCGCCGGCGTAGACTGCGTTGCCGGCGACCAGGACTGTGGCGCCGGCGGCTACTGCCGTGCGGATGGTGGTGGGGTTGATGCCGCCGTCTACCTCAAGCTCGGTGGGGAGGCGGCGCTGGTCGATGAGGGCGCGGATGCGGGCGATTTTGCTTACCTGGCTTTCGATGAAGGACTGGCCGCCGTAGCCGGGGTTGACGGTCATGACGACGACCATGTCCAGGTCCGGGAGCAGATATTCCAGCGCGGCGACGGGTGTGGCCGGGCTGAGGGCGAGGCCCGCCTTGAGGCCGGCGGACTTGATCTGCTGGAGGGTGCGGTGGAGGTGGCCGCCGACCTCTGCGTGGACCGTGACGATGTTCGCGCCGCCGTCCGCGAGGTCTTTGATGAAGTCCTGCGGGCGGGACACCATCATGTGGACGTCCAGCGGCAGGTCGGTCCAGCGGCGGATGGCCTTGACCATCTTGGGGCCGAATGTTATGTCCGGGACGAAGTGGCCGTCCATGACATCCACGTGGACCATGTCCGCGCCGCCTTTCGATGCCTCCGCGACCTGCTCGCCGAAGCGGCTGAAGTCGGCGGAGAGTATCGAAGGGGCTATCTTGATTCTGCCTTTAGAGAGCATGTTCGGCCTTCAGCCTTTCCCGCGCCTCGGCCAGCGCCTGGTCCACCCGCGCGGGGGCGGTGCCGCCCGGCACGTCGCGCGCCTCGATGGACGATTCGACGGAGAGGGCCAGCACGGAGCCCTCGAAGTGCATCGAGAACTTCTGGTAGGTCTCCAGCGGCAGCTCGTGGAGCTTCTTGCCGTGCTCAACGGCGTACGCCGAGAGCCGCTTCACGATGCCGTGCGCCTCGCGGAAGGGCAGGCCCTTCTCCACCAGGTAGTCCGCGATGTCCGTCGCCAGGACGTTGCTCGCCTGGGCGGCCTCGTACATGCGCTTGGGGCGGAGCTCCATCGTCTCGATCATACCCGTCGTGACGGTGATCGTGGGGATGAGGGTATCGACGGTGTCGAAGAAGCCCTCCTTGTCCTCCTGCATGTCGCGGTTGTAGGTCATGGGGAGGCCCTTCATCATCGTCAGGAGGCCCATGAGGTTGCCGTAGACGCGGCCGGTCTTGCCGCGAGCGAGCTCCGCGTAGTCCGGGTTGCGCTTCTGGGGCATGATGCTGCTGCCGGTGGTGTAGGTGTCGCTCATCTTGATGAAGCCGAACTCCTCGGACGACCAGAAGACGAGCTCCTCGGCCATGCGCGAGAGGTGCATCATCGCGATCGCAGCGGCGGACTGGAAGTCCAGGAGAAAGTCGCGGTCGGAGACGGCGTCCATGCTGTTCGCCGAGATCGCCGTGAAGCCGAGCTCCCCCGCGACGGTGTAGCGGTCGATGTTGTACGGGACGCCCGCCATGGCACCGCTGCCGAGGGGCATGACGTCCGCGCGGGCGTAGGCCTGGCGGAAGCGCTCGGCGTCGCGCGTGAACATCTCGAAGTAGGCGAGCATGTGGTGGGCGAAGAGGACGGGCTGGGCGCGCTGGACGTGCGTATAGCCGGGGAGGATGACGCCCTGGCTGTTGGCGGCGCGGTCGAGCAGCGCCTGCCGGAGGGCCTTCAGCCCGGCGACGGTCTGCCGGATAACGTCCTTGGTGTAGAGGCGCACGTCGGTGGAGACCTGGTCGTTGCGCGAGCGGGCGGTGTGCAGCCTGCCGGCGGCCTCGCCGATCTTGTCGTGCAGGCGGCGCTCGATGTTCATGTGAACGTCCTCGAGCTCGGCCTTCCACGGGAAGCTCCCGGTCTCGATCTCCTGCCGGATCTCCTCCAGGCCGCGGACGATGTCGTCCACATCCGCCTGCGTGATGATCCCCTGCCTGCCCAGCATCCGCGCGTGGGCGATGGAGCCAGCGATGTCCTGCCTGTACAGGCGGCGGTCGTACTGGTAGGAGAGCGTGTAGTCGATGGGGTTGTAATTGTTGGTCACGATGCAGTCTCGCGTTGGGTTATGGAGAGCCACGGATAGTATATGGGATTTTGCGGCGGTGCGGGCGGGCGTATGATGTGGAGGTGGAACCATCCATCGTGCTGTTCGACGGCGTGTGCAACCTGTGCAACAGCTCGGTGCAGTTCATCATCGACCGGGACCCGAAGCGGCGGTTTGTGTTTGCGTCGCTGCAGTCGGAGGTGGGGAAGGCGGTGTTGGCAGGGGCCGGTATCGATGATGAGTGGGCGGGAGAGAGCGTTGTGCTGGTCACCGGGGGGCGGGCGCACCGCGAGTCCGGGGCCGCGCTGCGCATTGCGCGGCGGCTGAGGGCGCCGTGGCCGGCGCTGTACGCGCTGATCGCCGTGCCGCCGTTCCTACGCAACGCCGTGTACAGGCTCGTGGCGCGTAACCGCTACCGGTGGTTCGGCCGGCGGGACGTCTGCCGGGTGCCGGGGCCGGGCGATGAGGAGCGGTTTTTGGGGTGATGGTGGGAGGGTGAGACGAGCGGGGAGCAAATTGTCCCTCTGACTGCATAATGTTAGGATGTTGCTAAGATAGAAAGTGGACCAGACCCTTAGCCACAGATTTACCCGCAGAACCAGGATTCCTACATGAAGGTAATAGATCTTTTTTCAGGCGCGGGAGGCTTGTCGCTGGGAGTGAAGCGCGCTGGTTTCGAGATAGTGGCGTGCGTGGAAATCAATCGCGACGCGATGGACACTTACATAAGCCATGACGCTGACGCCACCCACTTCAATCAGGATGTGCGGTCGGTCGACTTCAGGAGATATCGTGGCATTGCCGATCTAGTTATTGGTGGTCCGCCGTGCCAGCCATTCTCTGTTGGAGGACTGCGGAGGGCCAGCGACGATTCTAGGGACATGATTCCGGAGTTCATTCGATGTCTTGATGAAGCGCAACCGGAAGTGTTCCTGCTGGAAAACGTGCCCGGGCTTCTCCTTAAGAGGGCGCGACCATATTTTGAGTCCGTGCTGACGAGGCTTGCTTCGCGTGGCTACATATTGAATTGGGCCGTGTTGAACTCCGCTGACTATGGAATTCCGCAGAGACGACGACGGCTCTTCGTGATGGGTTCGAAGCGCAACCAACTTAAGTTCCCGCAGCCTTCGCATGGCCCTGACGCAAGCGTCCCTCACGTAAGAGCTCTCGATATCTTAGGCAATGAGCCAATCGGTGAAGCGCCAAATTGTCAAGTTAAATTCGCCAAGTTCCCTGATTTGCGCCCAAGCCCGTACGCAGGGCATATCTACAATGGCGGCGGCAGGCCAATAGACCCGGACGGTCCGAGCCACACTATCTTAGCTTCGTCCGGTGGATACAAAACTCATTGGATAGACACAGAGAATGTTGCGCCGGACTATCATAGGTATCTCATGTCCGGAGGCCCCCCTCGTGCAGGGGCTGTGCCCGGTGCAAGGCGGCTCAGTGTGGAAGAATGTGCAATCCTGCAGACTTTTCCAAGGGAACTCAAATTTCGTGGCCGGCGTTCGGCTCAGTACATCCAAGTGGGAGATGCCGTCCCTCCGGATTTGGCTTATTCGGTTGCCGTGTCCTTGAGAGATCAAATGCAAGGCGCTTCGTTGTCTGGCAGTATGAAGGAGGCTTTCGCAAGGACAAGCATTCAAGGGAGATTCTACTTTTGAGTGAGAGAAACGGAAGCGTCGAGAACGCCGTGGATTTGCTGTTAAGCTTGGTTGACAAACTGGCCGCGGGTGGGGAGTTAGAGAAACCAATACCAAGTACTCTCGCGGATCTATTCGACAGCCATGTCAAAGGGCAAGCGGGCAGCATCAAATTGGCCTGTGCCTTTTTGGTTGCTTATTCTGTGGTTGACCGAAAATGGAACGGCAAATCGGTTCCGGTGGGTATTCGGGGGAAATACGGCGACGAGAAATTTGCGACTGAATTGAACAGAAGGTATGTGACATTCCATGGGCAAATTGTAGCTTTCGGTGAAAATCTGGGTTGGAAAGGTGCGGTGAAGCAGTTTGATTTGTCAAAGGACAAGCGCTTTGCGCCCTTTCTTGCAAAGCTGAAGATCTTGACCCAGGAAGACCGCCGGATGCTAGTTGATCATGTTGCTTGGAGGATAGCCGATTCACGTACTCTTCCAAAGGCCTTGCCACCTCTTCCCAGCACATATCTTTCATACGCAAGAAGTCTTGACCTCTGTCACCGTATTCTTGATATGCACACCGAAGGCCACGTTCAACAATTCCTAGTCGCGGCCTTCTTGGAAGAACACAGAAAGCGCTTCGGCCACAAAATTGTTACCCATCATCCACATGCTCCAGACAAATTTGACCGTACCGCCGGTGACATTGAAGAGTTCCGTGAAAACATGCTGCTGGCTGCCTATGAAGTGACCGTCAGATCGGATTAGAAGAATAGGGTCACCGACTTCGAGAAAAAAGCTGCTTTTGGGAAATTGAAGAGGTACGTCATATTTGCGGCGAACGTACGGTCCGACAAAGATCTCTATCCAGCCTCCCGCCTTGTGGAATTCGTGGATAAGGCTGCCATCGACTTGGCGGTAGTGGACATCTCGGACTTTTTCGCAGTGTTTTGTGCAGAGTTGAACCGAGACGAATTGCTATCGGCGTTCAACAGGACTTATCAGATGCTTGCAGATCCTAATTTGTCCGGGCGAGAGGAATTCATGGCCGCTTACCGGGAAGTCACTAACGAATGGCAAGAAGTTTTGCGTTAACTTATCTAACCGGTTCGCATGCTGCCCATCATCCCCCTCTCCTTGCCCCGTCTCCCCCTCAGTGCTATATTTCTCCTCCATGTGGTAACCTAACCTGAAATCTGGTTTTCGGAAGCTGTGCACTCTCTGAAGAAAGCATGAGGTTGTGTAGATGTGCGGTATTAGCGGTCTCCTGTACAAGAACGACCGGAAGCGCGGGCAATCCAGCATCGGCGCGGATTTGACGAAGATGCTGGACTCGATGGCCCACCGGGGCAAGGACTCCAGCGGCTTCACCATCGGCGGTGAGGACATTCCGGACGACTACATCATCCGCGTGTGGACGGAGGACGAGGAGCATGCGAAGGATGTCCTCGCCCGGGCGGAGGAGTCCGTGGCGAAGGTTGGCGGCGTGGTCAACACGAAGCACGCCGTGGGGCAGTTCCTGCGCATGACGGTCAACTACGAGGGCGAGGTGCCCGACCTGGCGGCGGCGCTCCTCAAGACGAAGGGCGTCGAGGTGCACAGCATCGGTGAGTCGTCCGAGGTTATCAAGGACGTTGGCACCGCGACCGACATGGACCACAAGCACCACCTGAGCAAGTACCGTGGCACGCACGGCATCGGCCACGTGCGCATGGCGACCGAGAGCAAGGTGGACATCACCCACGCGCACCCCTTCTGGGCGTACCCGTTCCCGGATATCACCGTCGTCCACAACGGCCAGCTAACGAACTACCACAAGCTGAAGCGCCACCTTGAGGACAACGGCCACCACTTCCAGACGCACAACGACTCGGAGATAATCTCCGTGTTCCTCGCGGATACGCTGTCCAAGGGCGCGACTCTTGAGGAGGCGCTGAAGGAGTCGCTGACGGCGCTGGACGGCACGTTCACGTACCTGGTTTCCACGCGCGACGGCATCGGCTGCGCGAAGGACAAGTGGGCAGCGAAGCCCCTGGTCATAATGGAGACCGAGGACACCGTCGCGATTGCGTCGGAGGAGGTCGCGCTGCGGCGCGTCTTCTCTGAGGAGATAAACCGCGTCGAACCGCAGGAGAACGAGGTGATGGTTTGGTCAGTCTAGACGCGAGCAAGATGACGGTCACAGAGGTTAACCAGGCGATCAAAACAGCAGCCAAGAAGGGCGAGGAGATTACGGTCCTGAACCCCCAGGCGCAGCACAACATTGCCGTGTGTGTGCTCGAGAAGTGCAAGATCGATATCAAGGGCAGCGTGGGCTACTACAGCGCCAGCCTGCTCGACGGTCCGGATGTTGTCATCGAGGGCAACGCCGGGTGGGCTATGGGCGAGAACCTGATGAGCGGCAAGATCACGCTAAAGAAGGATGCCGGCGCGTCCGTGGGCGCGAGTATGCGCGGCGGCGAGATCGTCATCGGCGGCAACGCGGGAGCGCGGGCCGGCATCGCGATGAAGGGCGGGACGATGATCGTCCGTGGCAACACCGGCTTCCTGACCGGTTTCATGATGCAAAAGGGCAATATAATCGTGTGCGGAGACGTCGGCGAGGCCGTCGGCGACTCTATGTACGAGGGTGTCATCTACGTCGGCGGCAAGATAGGCTCGCTCGGCGCCGACGCAAAGGTGGAGGTGCCCTCCGAGGGCGAGCTGATCTCGATATGGAACGAGCTTGAGCGCAACGGCATAACGGAAAAGCCGCGCTTCAAGAAGGTGGTCTCAGAGAAAAAGTTCTACCACCTGGACAAGCTGGAAAGAATGGAAAAGACGGTACTTTAGGGGTGCTGGGTGCTAGGTTCTGGGTGCCGGGTCCGAACCGAAACCCGGGACCGTACACCCGGCATTCGGCTGTTCACCCAGCCCCTAGCACCCAGCACCTAGCACCCTTGATTGGAGATTCCCATGGTATTCCCAAGCAGTCAGATATTCACGCCGCACGTGATGGATGACATCCACGCAAAGGCGCAGCTCGGCCGGTACCGCATACGCGGCTTCGCCACCTTCCAGAAGGTGACGCACTTCGACGACCTTACCTTCCTCTCGACGGGCCTGACCCGCTTCCCGCTTGAGGGGTACAAGGAGAAGTGCGAGACGCGCGTCACCATCGGCGCGCGGTACGCAAAGGAACCGCTGGTACTCGAGACGCCCATCTACATTACCGGCATGAGCTACGGCGCTCTCTCCGGCAACGCAAAAGAGGCGCTCGGCCGCGCCGCGGCTATGGTCGGCACCGCGAGCTGCACAGGCGACGGCGGCATGTACCCGCCTGAGCGGGAGGCCTCAAAGAAGCTCATCTACCAGGTGCTGCCCAGCCGCTACGGCTACAACCCCCACCACCTCGTCCAGGCACAGGCGCTGGAGATCGTCGTGGGCCAGGGCGCGAAGCCCGGCACCGGCGGCATGCTGATGGGCATGAAGATCCTGGACCACATCGCGGAGATGCGCGACCTGCCGGCGGGCATCGACCAGCGCAGCCCGACGCGCCACCCGGACTGGCTTGGCCCCGACGACCTGGCGATCAAGATCGACCAGCTCCGCGAGGCGACGGACGGGCGCATCCCCATCCACGTCAAGCTCGGCGCGTGCCGCGTGACGGACGACGTCAAGCTGGCCGCGAAGGCGGGCGCCGACGCGATCGTGATAGACAGCATGGTGGCGGGCACCGGCGCGTCGGCAGAGGTCCTCCTCGACCACAGCGGCATCCCGACCGTCCCGGCGATCGTCATGGCCCGCGAGGCCCTGCGCGACATGGGGCTGTACGGCAAGGTCAGCCTGATTGCCTCCGGCGGCATCCGCAGCGGCGCGGACGCGGCGAAAGCCCTGGCCCTGGGCGCGGACGCCGTCGCGATAGGCATCGCGGCGCTGATCGCCCTGAACTGCAACAAGGAGCTTCCCGGCGTGACCGACTTCCAGAAGGAGGTCGGCGTGCCGGCCGGCATGTGCCACCACTGCCACACCGGGAAGTGCCCCGTCGGCATCACGACGCAGACGCCGCACCTGGTCAAGCGCCTGGACCCGCAGGAGGGCGCGGAGCGCGTCGCCAACTTCATCAACTCGATGACGATGGAGATGGCGCTCCTGACCCGCTCGCTCGGCAAGAGCAGCGTCAAGAGTCTCGAGCCGGAGGACCTGGCGGCGCTGACAATCGAGGCGTCCGCGATGGCGCGCGTGCCGTTGGTGGGGACGAACAAGGTCTACTAGGAAACGTTCAGCACGGCGGCCAACCGGCGGCTATGCGTTCTGTAGCCTGCACGATTTATCGTGCAGGCCCGGTTCACCGGCCCAGCCTGGTGCGCAACGCGAGCGCGATGAATCGCGCGGGCTAAAAGGGTACAAGGGAAGGTCGATTCGACGGCGCTATAACCACAATTTGGGAGCAGGCAAACAAAGGCATGACGACATCTCCCTGCGATGTGTGCCAGCGCATCGAGCTGATAAAGCGGAACGAGAACCCGCACTTCGTCAAGGAGATGAAGACCGGGTACGTTGTCCTGGGCCAGAAGCAGTTCTTCCGCGGCTACACGGTCTTCCTCAGCAAGCAGCACATCTTCGAGCTGCACGAGCTGGACAGGGAGTCGCGGCAGCTTTTCCTGAACGAGATGTCGTTGGTCGCGGAGGCTGTTTACCGCGCGTTCAAACCGGTAAAGATGAATTACGAGCTCCTCGGCACCGGCACCCCGCACATGCACTGGCACCTGTTCCCGCGCCACAAGGACGACCCTCTGCCGGGCCGCCCGGTCTGGTACATCCCGGACGAGGTCAGAGACTCGCCAAAGTCGATACCGACGGACGCGCAGCGGAACGCGCTAAAAAAGAGCTGCGCGCAGCACCGGATAGCCTCTCCTGATATGTAGCCCGCCGAATCATTATTGTGGGCTGTGGAAGCACCGACCAAACCAGATACATCACCACCACCTTACCAAGGAGTCCAGCACGATGACGAAGCGCGAAGACATCCGACGGCAGATGGACAAGGACGGCATCCAGTACATCCTGGTGCAGTTCGTCGATATCAACGGCGCGGCGAAGTGCAAGATGGTGCCCGTGCGTCACTTCGACGACGTTATCGACGAGGGCGCGGGCTTCGCTGGGGCGGCGGTGCTGGGGATGGGGCAGGGACCGCACTCGCACGACATGCTCGCGCGCATCGACCTGGACACCTACAGCGTCGCGCCGTGGGAGACGGGGGTAGCGCGGTTCGCGGCGGACCTGTTCGTGGACGGCCAGCCGTACCCGTACTGCCCGCGCCAGAACTTCAAACGCGTGCTCGGGGATGCAAAGGAGCAGGGCTACATCTTCAATGTGGGCGTCGAGCCTGAGCACTTCCTGGTGACGCGCGACGAAAAGGGCAAGGTGGCGATCTGGGACCCTGACAAGCTGGACACGCTGTCGAAGCCGTGCTACGACTTCAAGGGCATCTCCGGCGCGATGGGCTACCTCCGGGACCTCATGGACGGGATGACGCGCGTGGGCTGGGACACCTACCAGTCCGACCACGAGG
The sequence above is drawn from the SAR202 cluster bacterium genome and encodes:
- a CDS encoding glutamate synthase yields the protein MVSLDASKMTVTEVNQAIKTAAKKGEEITVLNPQAQHNIAVCVLEKCKIDIKGSVGYYSASLLDGPDVVIEGNAGWAMGENLMSGKITLKKDAGASVGASMRGGEIVIGGNAGARAGIAMKGGTMIVRGNTGFLTGFMMQKGNIIVCGDVGEAVGDSMYEGVIYVGGKIGSLGADAKVEVPSEGELISIWNELERNGITEKPRFKKVVSEKKFYHLDKLERMEKTVL
- a CDS encoding FMN-binding glutamate synthase family protein — encoded protein: MVFPSSQIFTPHVMDDIHAKAQLGRYRIRGFATFQKVTHFDDLTFLSTGLTRFPLEGYKEKCETRVTIGARYAKEPLVLETPIYITGMSYGALSGNAKEALGRAAAMVGTASCTGDGGMYPPEREASKKLIYQVLPSRYGYNPHHLVQAQALEIVVGQGAKPGTGGMLMGMKILDHIAEMRDLPAGIDQRSPTRHPDWLGPDDLAIKIDQLREATDGRIPIHVKLGACRVTDDVKLAAKAGADAIVIDSMVAGTGASAEVLLDHSGIPTVPAIVMAREALRDMGLYGKVSLIASGGIRSGADAAKALALGADAVAIGIAALIALNCNKELPGVTDFQKEVGVPAGMCHHCHTGKCPVGITTQTPHLVKRLDPQEGAERVANFINSMTMEMALLTRSLGKSSVKSLEPEDLAALTIEASAMARVPLVGTNKVY
- a CDS encoding HIT family protein; this translates as MTTSPCDVCQRIELIKRNENPHFVKEMKTGYVVLGQKQFFRGYTVFLSKQHIFELHELDRESRQLFLNEMSLVAEAVYRAFKPVKMNYELLGTGTPHMHWHLFPRHKDDPLPGRPVWYIPDEVRDSPKSIPTDAQRNALKKSCAQHRIASPDM